A section of the Candidatus Binatia bacterium genome encodes:
- the ribA gene encoding riboflavin biosynthesis protein RibBA, producing MFTAVRLPAKRPGRVHSIEECLAELRAGKMVILMDDENRENEGDLCLAAEKVTPEAINFMAKYGRGLICLALTEERVRELGLPMMVSENRAPLGTAFTVSIDARHGITTGVSAADRAHTIRVAIREGTRPNDLVTPGHVFPLMARRGGVLVRTGQTEGSVDLARLAGLRPAAVICEIMKEDGTMARLPDLERFAATHNLKICTIADLVQYRLRHDSLVHRVAEAKIESRYGGEFKIYVYHTDVDDGEHVALVKGNISPDEPVLVRAHAEFLPGDVFNMAEQNTAALLHESMRVIGEAGKGVVVYLRRQGRGAELAHLQRQLAHNPSTDPETRQRAFRDYGIGAQILRDVGVRKIRLLSNYPRKLVSLPGYGLEIVECVPIAVPESRSSAENKRSRRARSGSARARRS from the coding sequence ATGTTCACTGCGGTTCGGTTACCCGCAAAGCGGCCGGGGCGCGTGCACTCGATCGAAGAGTGCTTGGCGGAACTGCGCGCCGGCAAGATGGTCATCCTCATGGACGACGAAAACCGCGAGAACGAGGGCGACCTTTGTCTGGCTGCCGAAAAGGTCACACCCGAAGCCATCAACTTCATGGCCAAGTACGGCCGCGGGCTGATTTGTCTGGCGCTCACCGAAGAACGCGTGCGCGAGTTGGGCCTGCCGATGATGGTATCCGAGAACCGCGCGCCGCTGGGCACGGCCTTCACCGTTTCCATTGACGCGCGCCACGGCATTACCACCGGAGTCAGTGCTGCGGATCGCGCACATACAATTCGCGTCGCCATTCGCGAGGGCACGCGTCCCAACGATCTCGTGACTCCCGGGCACGTCTTTCCGCTCATGGCTCGGCGTGGCGGCGTACTGGTGCGCACGGGTCAAACGGAAGGTTCCGTGGATCTCGCACGCCTCGCCGGCCTGCGACCGGCTGCAGTGATCTGCGAGATCATGAAAGAAGACGGCACGATGGCGCGCCTGCCCGACCTGGAACGGTTTGCCGCCACCCACAATCTCAAGATCTGCACGATCGCGGACTTGGTGCAGTACCGCCTGCGCCACGATAGCCTCGTGCATCGGGTGGCCGAGGCCAAGATCGAGAGCCGCTACGGAGGCGAGTTCAAAATTTACGTGTACCACACGGATGTGGACGATGGGGAACATGTCGCCCTGGTGAAGGGCAACATCTCGCCAGACGAGCCGGTGCTCGTGCGCGCACACGCGGAGTTCTTGCCCGGCGACGTCTTCAACATGGCCGAGCAAAATACGGCCGCGTTGCTGCACGAGTCCATGCGCGTGATCGGCGAAGCGGGTAAAGGCGTGGTGGTGTACTTGCGGCGGCAAGGCCGCGGGGCCGAACTCGCCCACCTCCAACGCCAGTTGGCACACAACCCGAGTACGGACCCCGAAACGCGCCAGCGAGCCTTTCGCGATTACGGGATTGGCGCACAAATCTTGCGCGATGTCGGCGTGCGGAAAATTCGCTTGCTCAGCAACTACCCGCGCAAGCTGGTGAGCTTGCCGGGGTACGGACTGGAGATCGTGGAATGCGTCCCCATCGCGGTGCCGGAAAGCCGGAGCAGCGCGGAAAATAAACGCAGCCGGCGGGCGCGCTCCGGGAGTGCCCGAGCTCGTCGCTCGTGA